The sequence below is a genomic window from Rhizobium gallicum bv. gallicum R602sp.
AGGAGGCCTATCTCGAGCGGAGGTTCGGGGACATCTATCTCGCCTACAAAGCCCGCGTCCGGCGGTGGCTGTAGCGGACGAAGACGGATCAACCTGCTGGAACCGCAGATCGGGTCGAGACGCGACATTCGCGGCATCATTGGCAAGGTCGGGCTCGGTGGCGCAGAACAGATATGCCTTTGCGGCGACCGTCGCGGCCGCCGTCGGCACCGCCCTTACGATGGCAGCTGATTGCCGGCCTGCTCGCTGACAATGTACTCGGCGTACCAGTCCGGCCAGCCCTCATCGTACTCGCCCGTCAGCTTCTCGTGCTCGCCATGCGCGGTAGCCGCACGCCGGAGGGCTGCCGCGAGCTCTGTCGACGAGGTGAATGTCGTGGCGTCGGCGTCCACGCGTCCGGGCAATCGGGCGGTAATCTCCTGGAGCAACCAGCCGTTGCCATCTGGATCGCTGAATGAGGCGAACGAGCGGTAGCTGCGGTGCTCGGGATCCGGACCAGGGATCCGGAGCTGCCCAAACAGGTAGGGTTCGTCGGTGCCAGCGTAGACGCCGCTAGCGTCGTGAAACACCTCGCTGACCTCGACCCCACGCCCAAGCAACTCGCGTCGGGCGGCAGTGATATCGGAGACGATCAGGTACAAGCCCCGCGCGGAGCCGGGTGCTGCTGCAGTGACGTTCTGGCCGAAGATAACCGAGCACCCGGAGCCAGGCGGCGTAAACTGGATTACCCGAAAGCCCTCATCGGCGGCGAAGTCGGCGTCGAGCCTCCAACCCAGATCGCTGTAAAAGCCCTTGGCGCGATCCACATCCGAAACAGGAATAACGACGATCTCCAGCTTCATGTCGATCGTCTGCGTTCTCGGGGTCTCGACAACCGTTTTGATGTGCTCCTGGCTGTTACTCATGTGGAGTTCCTTAAGGTTGGCAGCCTTCAGGGCGGCGGCACATGCCCAAGCGAGTGGATCACAGCGGAGGGGTGCAGTCGAATCAATTATGATGTGGTGCTAATGGACCTGCGCTAATCTTCGTTGTGGAGAATTCCGATTGTTTTGAGGACCCACTTGCCCGTCGTGTGGCCCGTTGCCATCGCGGTCGCCAGCAATCTACGGCTATGCCCCGCGTAAAAAGGTGGCTCGATCACCATATATGTCTTTATACTGCTTCCGGATGCTGACATCCGTTGAGGGGAATATGTTAGCGATATTCGAAAAGGCGGCGCTTGAGGCGGGTAGAACGATCATCGCGATCTTCGACGAAGGGTGCGCTGTCGCGACGAAAGCTGATTCAAGTCCCGTGACCCGCGCGGATGAAGAAGCGGAGCGGATCATCCTTGCCCATCTTGCACGCAGCTATCCAGATATTCCGGTGATTGCCGAAGAATCGGTGGCGGCCGGCCACGTGCCGGATATCGAGGGTAAGGCTTTCTTCCTTGTCGACCCACTCGACGGCACGCGCGAATTTGTCGACAGGCGGCGGGAATTCACGGTCAACATTGCCTATGTGGAGCATGGCGTGCCGCATGCGGGCATCGTATATGCACCGGCACTCGGTATTGCTTTTGCAGGCAAGGCAGGACACGCGGAAAAACTCCTCGTCGGCAGCGATTTTAAAGTGACTGAACGCATTGCAATCACGGTCCGCCCACCACCTGCCAAGCGCCTCGCTCTTGCCAGCCGCAGCCACAAAAATCCCGCGACCGACAGCTTTCTCATCGAGCAGGCGATCTCCGAATGCACCAATATCGGCTCTTCGCTGAAATTCTGCCTGCTTGCCGAGGGAAAGGCCGACGTCTATCCGCGCTTCGGCCGGACGATGGAATGGGACACGGCGGCGGGCGACGCGATCCTGCGCGCTGCGGGCGGCACGACCGTTACCATGGACGGATTACCGCTGACCTACGGCAAAACCGGCGACAAGGCGGATTTCGACTTCGCCAATCCCGACTTCATCTCCTGGGGTGGCAAGGAAATGGCTGTGCGGATGCAAATGGCCTCGGGCGAAACCCCTTAAAAATCAAAAAAAGAATGGCGTGCAGCTGACCGTGACGGCGAAGGCAGCCCTCCCGCCCGCAACCCCGTTGGATGGAGGGCTATCTAGCGGGCCGTAGACTCATAAGCGCGGAGCCAAAGCCGCATGGAGGCGAGCTGAACCATAGCGAGAAGTTGACGGCGAGCTGGTCGTATCGGGTGGCGACGCCGCGTGTCAACTACAACGTGTATCTTCGTCGTGAGCCCGCCGCGCGATCGACCGAGACAATGATCTGGGACCTTTTTTGCCGTCGCAGCCTGCTGGTGGGCGCCAACGGAAGTGCTGTCGATCATCTGGATCTCACAGTCTTGCGCAGCCGTGATACTCTCCATCACCCGGCCCCACATGCCTGCCTTGCGCCATCGCACGATGCGGTTGTAACAGGTGGTGCGCGGACCATAGCGCTCGGGCAGGTCGCGCCAAGGCGCACCAGATCGCAGCACCCAAAAGATGCCGTTCAGCACGCGTCGATCATCGACACGCGGAACACCTCATGGCTTGTTTGGTAGCAGCGGCTCGATCACGCGCCATTCAAAGCCTGTCAGGTCATATCGGCTCATGGTGAGCCCTGAATCAGAATCCGGCGCGATGTGAAAGCGGTCAGTCGGTAAACGGCCACAAAGCGGCCAATCATTCAGCGAAATCTAGAGTCGGCTTCGCGCCTGCATGGCGCCGTTGGACACAGACTTATTCGATCCCGTAAGCGGGCGTTCGGACATTGTAGCCGCACGAGTTGCGCCCGCACCTTTCGGCTCCGCCATGCTCGCCGACATGACTTTCGTCGCCTAGCCGCTGCCGGGCCAGTTCGGCGAGTTCAATCGCCTCGACTTCAAGGTAAGTATGGCCCAAATGGCAACGCAACAGCCCGTCTATCGACTTGGAATCCTGAGGCCGCTCCAGGGGCGCTACGACCCCTTCTTGACGTCTGGAAGGTTCGTCACGCCATCCGCGATTGCGCGCGCAAACGCCCGCAGTGTTGCCGTGTAATTGGTGAAGCGCTTCTTATCGAGCTTGATCGGATCGCCCTCCTTGAGCGCGATATTGCGCCCTGCCGCCGTCGTTACTCGGGTGATCGCCTTGCGGTTGAACACCTGGATGCCGTGAGCGCAGAGATTGCGGACCGTCACCGCTCGACGACCGCGCGCGCTTGCCGCCTTTGATCCCGACCAGTCGCGGCCGCCCGCTTTTAAGATGGCATCGCTCCAAACTTCCATTGCTACGTCAGTGACGTAGCGCTCGGCTGCGTCACGATTCGGTTTGAGTCAAGAAGATTCCGGCTTGTGGGCCGGCTATTTTGCTGACATTGTTAATGTTTGGGGTTGCACTGTGGCAGGTGTTCAAATGGAGGGGCATAAGGATGGCAAAGGAATCTTCGAGTACCGCTTCTTCTGCGAATAAGGCGGACGAAAATCTGATAGGTAATGCAGAGGGAAACGGGCTGAACTTCATGGCGGCCCAGGCCCGCGAGGGCGGGATCTCCGGTGACGCCGTAGGTGTCGACAAGATACGCGATCTGCTGTTCGGCAACCAGATGCAGGACTATGACCGCCGTTTTTCCAAGCTTGAAGACCGGTTCTTGCAGCGCTTCAAGGATGTCGAATCCGAGGCCAAGCGCAATCTTGAAACGTACGAGTCAAATGCAAAGAAGCAGGTCGAATCGCTCGCGGCGCAATTGCGGAGCGAAAAAGATGCACGAGCCGAGGCCGACAAGGAGATTGACCGGAATCTTCGCGAGCAAAATCAGGCACTTGAAAAGCAGGTGCGCGCGTTGTCGGATCAATTGAGCGAGCTTGAGCGCGACGTTGCGGACCGGATAAATCGAAGCGATCATTTGCTGCGTGAGGAAATCAAGCAAAAGAATGAAAGCATTCAGATGCTAATGGAGAAAATGTTTTCCGATCTCAGCAACGTCAAGACCGACAGAAATCTTTTGGCTGGCCTGTTTGTCGAGGTTGCAAAATGCATAAATCAGGATTCCGGCGGTAGCAAGAGCAAACTCGGAACGTAGCTGGAAAGTGAGTTGATCGGAACTTGACGTCGACCGTCGACCCAATCAGGCTTCCTCAAAGAGCCGCCTCGAACGATACCGAAATCGATCGCGCGGCTCTGGCTATTCTTTTGGTCGAAATTGCCCGGAACATTGATCCGGACCATCATGCGAGTTTCGACGGAATTCCAACCGCCGATCGTCGCATGGAAACGCTGCGCCAGTTGCTGGTCGGCCGCGAAATTTCGGAGCTTTCACGAGTTACCCATCTGCTGGGCGAACCGGAGCAGCTTGCGGAAGCAGTGGGCGGCATTCTTCCCAGTGCAGCCGCACGGGCGCCTCGTGCGCAGCTCGGCGAGGCCCTTGCGCCAGCCGTCGAGAGGGCTGTGCAACGGTCGATCCAGAAGAGCCCGGGCACGCTGACGGATATATTATACCCGGTGTTTCTGCCGGCAATTCGCAAGTCGATCGGGGAAAAGATCGACCAGACCTTTCAGTCGCTGAATGAAACTTTAAGACATATATTTACCTGGCATGGGCTCAAGTGGAGATTTGAATCTTGGAGAACTGGTGCCAGCTTCTCGGAAGTTGTTCTGAAGCATTCTCTTGTCTATCGTGTAGAACATGTCTTTCTCATTAACCGAAATTCCGGGCTTTTGATCGCGCATGTAACTGCCGATAATGCAACGAGCGAGGATCCTCAACTCATTTCTTCGATGCTCAGTGCAATTCAAGACTTTGTTAAAGACTCATTTAACGAGAAAGAACAGAGCGGCCTGGACACTATCCGCTTTGGGGAGCTTCGTCTCTGGTCAGAAGTTGGACCGTTTGCGACCTTGGTTGCGGTGATCCGGGGAAATCCGCCAGAGGAATTACATGAAATAGTTCGCGATGTGTTGCTTCGCATCCATGATGAATACTCACAGGCTTTAGAGCAGTTTGACGGCGACGGTTCTCAGTTAGCCGGCATAGAGACGCAGTTGCAGACCTGCGTTGAACTGAAGCAGGAGGACTCAAACCAGGGATTTCCGTGGCTGGTGGTGGCTGCAGTCCTGCTGGTTTTGATTCCGGCAGGCGGTTGGTTCTTTCTTTCCTGGCAATCCGGGCAGCGCTGGCAGGCCTATGTGTCGCGACTGGGGACCCAGCCGGGCATCATCGTTGCCGAACAAAAGGTGCGCGATGGCCAATTCTATATTACCGGCCTGAGAGACCCGCTTGGCGCCGACCCGCAGTCGCTGTTGTCTGGAACGCATGTCGATCCCGCCCGCGTTCATTCGCAATGGCAATTCTATCAGAGCCTTGAGCCGGAGTTCGTGTTGAAGCGGCTGACGGCGTCGCTGGCTCCGCCGGATACAGTACGACTTTCGATCGTCAAGGATCGCATCGTTGCCGAGGGTGAGGCTCCCGACACCTGGATAGATCGGGCGCGCGCAGCGGCCCGACAGCTTTCGGCAGGCGGACCGGAATTCGACATCTCCAAGGTTCGTGATGTGAGCCCCGAAGCACGCGCGGCGGAGCACTGGCAGTATTATGTGTCGCGACTTGAGGCCCAACCGGGCATCATCGTCGCCCAACAAACGGCCAGGGGCGGCCAATTCTACATTTCCGGCCTGAGAGACCCGCTTGGCGCCGACCCGCAGTCGCTGTTGTCTGGAACGCATGTCGATCCCGCCCGCGTTCATTCGCAATGGCAATTCTATCAGAGCCTTGAGCCGGAGTTCGTGTTGAAGCGGCTAACGGCGTCGCTGGCTCCGCCGGATACAGTACGACTTTCGATCGTCAAGGATCGCATCGTTGCCGAGGGTGAGGCTCCCGACACCTGGATAGATCGGGCGCGCGCAGCGGCCCGACAGCTTTCGGCAGGCGGACCGGAATTCGACATCTCCAAGGTTCGTGATGTGAGCCCCGAAGCACGCGCGGCGGAGCACTGGCAGTATTATGTGTCGCGACTTGAGGCCCAGCCGGGCATCATCGTTGCCGAACAAAAGGTGCGCGATGGCCAATTCTACATTTCCGGCCTGAGAGACCCGCTTGGCGCCGACCCGCAGTCGCTGTTGTCTGGAACGCATGTCGATCCCGCCCGCGTTCATTCGCAATGGCAATTCTATCAGAGCCTTGAGCCGGAGTTCGTGTTGAAGCGGCTGACGGCGTCGCTGGCTCCGCCGGATACAGTACGACTTTCGACCGTCAAGGATCGCATCGTTGCCGAGGGTGAGGCTCCCGACACCTGGATAGATCGGGCGCGCGCAGCGGCCCGACAGCTTTCGGCAGGCGGACCGGAATTCGACATCTCCAAGGTTCGTGATGTGAGCCCCGAAGCACGCGCGGCGGAGCACTGGCAGTATTATGTGTCGCGACTTGAGGCCCAGCCGGGCATCATCGTTGCCGAACAAAAGGTGCGCGATGGCCAATTCTACATTTCCGGCCTGAGAGACCCGCTTGGCGCCGACCCGCAGTCGCTGTTGTCTGGAACGCATGTCGATCCCGCCCGCGTTCATTCGCAATGGCAATTCTATCAGAGCCTTGAGCCGGAGTTCGTGTTGAAGCGGCTGACGGCGTCGCTGGCTCCGCCCAAATCTGTTCTGCTTTCGATCGTCCAGGGTCGCATTGTTGCCGAGGGTGAGGCCCCTGCCAACTGGATCAACCGGGCGCGGGCCGCCGCAGAACAACTTTCGGCGGACGGAGTGGTTCTGGATGTCTCGCAGCTGCGTGAGCTGAACCTTGCAGAATTTAATTATTTGAGAGAGGCCATCCAGGCGACCGATATTTTCTTCTATTCCGGCAAAGCTGTGCCGGGACCAGAGCAGATGCCGGTCATCGACAGGTTGGCGGATCAAATAAAGGAATTCGCCCAAAATGCCCGCAAGTCAGGCGTAACAGCGCGGTTCATGTTGACCGGCCATGCGGACGCCACGGGCCGTGAGACGCCCAACGTGTCGATCAGCGCCGCCCGCGCCGAGACAGTTCGTGCGCTTCTCAACAAGCGCGGCGTCGCTCCGGAACTGCTGCTGGTTCGGGGCGCTGGCACCTTTGAGCCGGTGGTGCCTGAAAACAGTCGAACTGGGAGCTCCACCAATCGCCGGGTTTCGATTACGGTAAACCTAGAGTAGTGCGGAGCCAGGATATTGCAAAAAAAGATCTGCATGTTGGGTGGGTTCGCTGTCGGAAAGACGAGTCTGGTCCGCAGGTTTGTGCAAAGCATCTTTTCAGATACCTACCTGACCACGGTGGGAGTGAAAATCGACAAGAAGACTGTCGCACTCCCGGACAAAACCGTGGATCTGATTTTGTGGGATTTGGCCGGCGAAGACGATATCGGCTCATTCCGCGTCAGCAATGTGCGGGGTGCGACCGGGCTCGTGCTTGTCGTCGATGGAACCCGCGCCGCTACTCTTGCCGTGGCGCTCACTCTGCGCGAGCGGGCCGAGGCCGAATTCGGCGCTATGCCGTTTGTATTGCTGTTCAACAAATCCGACCTGGCCGATCGGTGGGCAATATCGGATAGTGAGATTAACGA
It includes:
- a CDS encoding VOC family protein: MSNSQEHIKTVVETPRTQTIDMKLEIVVIPVSDVDRAKGFYSDLGWRLDADFAADEGFRVIQFTPPGSGCSVIFGQNVTAAAPGSARGLYLIVSDITAARRELLGRGVEVSEVFHDASGVYAGTDEPYLFGQLRIPGPDPEHRSYRSFASFSDPDGNGWLLQEITARLPGRVDADATTFTSSTELAAALRRAATAHGEHEKLTGEYDEGWPDWYAEYIVSEQAGNQLPS
- the cysQ gene encoding 3'(2'),5'-bisphosphate nucleotidase CysQ — protein: MLAIFEKAALEAGRTIIAIFDEGCAVATKADSSPVTRADEEAERIILAHLARSYPDIPVIAEESVAAGHVPDIEGKAFFLVDPLDGTREFVDRRREFTVNIAYVEHGVPHAGIVYAPALGIAFAGKAGHAEKLLVGSDFKVTERIAITVRPPPAKRLALASRSHKNPATDSFLIEQAISECTNIGSSLKFCLLAEGKADVYPRFGRTMEWDTAAGDAILRAAGGTTVTMDGLPLTYGKTGDKADFDFANPDFISWGGKEMAVRMQMASGETP
- a CDS encoding DUF3450 domain-containing protein, with protein sequence MAKESSSTASSANKADENLIGNAEGNGLNFMAAQAREGGISGDAVGVDKIRDLLFGNQMQDYDRRFSKLEDRFLQRFKDVESEAKRNLETYESNAKKQVESLAAQLRSEKDARAEADKEIDRNLREQNQALEKQVRALSDQLSELERDVADRINRSDHLLREEIKQKNESIQMLMEKMFSDLSNVKTDRNLLAGLFVEVAKCINQDSGGSKSKLGT
- a CDS encoding OmpA family protein, whose protein sequence is MTSTVDPIRLPQRAASNDTEIDRAALAILLVEIARNIDPDHHASFDGIPTADRRMETLRQLLVGREISELSRVTHLLGEPEQLAEAVGGILPSAAARAPRAQLGEALAPAVERAVQRSIQKSPGTLTDILYPVFLPAIRKSIGEKIDQTFQSLNETLRHIFTWHGLKWRFESWRTGASFSEVVLKHSLVYRVEHVFLINRNSGLLIAHVTADNATSEDPQLISSMLSAIQDFVKDSFNEKEQSGLDTIRFGELRLWSEVGPFATLVAVIRGNPPEELHEIVRDVLLRIHDEYSQALEQFDGDGSQLAGIETQLQTCVELKQEDSNQGFPWLVVAAVLLVLIPAGGWFFLSWQSGQRWQAYVSRLGTQPGIIVAEQKVRDGQFYITGLRDPLGADPQSLLSGTHVDPARVHSQWQFYQSLEPEFVLKRLTASLAPPDTVRLSIVKDRIVAEGEAPDTWIDRARAAARQLSAGGPEFDISKVRDVSPEARAAEHWQYYVSRLEAQPGIIVAQQTARGGQFYISGLRDPLGADPQSLLSGTHVDPARVHSQWQFYQSLEPEFVLKRLTASLAPPDTVRLSIVKDRIVAEGEAPDTWIDRARAAARQLSAGGPEFDISKVRDVSPEARAAEHWQYYVSRLEAQPGIIVAEQKVRDGQFYISGLRDPLGADPQSLLSGTHVDPARVHSQWQFYQSLEPEFVLKRLTASLAPPDTVRLSTVKDRIVAEGEAPDTWIDRARAAARQLSAGGPEFDISKVRDVSPEARAAEHWQYYVSRLEAQPGIIVAEQKVRDGQFYISGLRDPLGADPQSLLSGTHVDPARVHSQWQFYQSLEPEFVLKRLTASLAPPKSVLLSIVQGRIVAEGEAPANWINRARAAAEQLSADGVVLDVSQLRELNLAEFNYLREAIQATDIFFYSGKAVPGPEQMPVIDRLADQIKEFAQNARKSGVTARFMLTGHADATGRETPNVSISAARAETVRALLNKRGVAPELLLVRGAGTFEPVVPENSRTGSSTNRRVSITVNLE
- a CDS encoding Rab family GTPase; the protein is MQKKICMLGGFAVGKTSLVRRFVQSIFSDTYLTTVGVKIDKKTVALPDKTVDLILWDLAGEDDIGSFRVSNVRGATGLVLVVDGTRAATLAVALTLRERAEAEFGAMPFVLLFNKSDLADRWAISDSEINELRQLGWQIFLTSALSGEHVDDAFRQLASMVTK